In the genome of uncultured Methanobrevibacter sp., the window GATTCTGTTTTTGTTAAAGGATTAAAGGTGGATAATGAAGGAAATCTATTTGATTTTAAGGTGGATAGATTTGATCCTTTATTAGACTTATCTAGAAAGACTGGCAATATTATTAAGGCTGTGGATATAATTAATCTGGAGCTACTTATGAAGATTCCATTTTCTTTTGTATTGCTTTTATATAAAAAAGATATCATTTTGAAAAATAATATTAGATTCAATGAAGAATTTGATTATGGTGAAGACACTGAATTTGCCATTAGGTATTTAGTTAATTGTGATATGGTAAAATTCGTTAATAAATACACTTATTACTATTATCAAATGGAAGAGTCAATCAGCAGATTCAGTTCTTTAAAGAGGTTTGAATCTGTTCAACTATTTGAAGGGCTTTATGATTATTTCAATGATTTTTCTTATGATAATCCTATTTTTTATGATTTAAGTCAAAAATTGGTCCATTCCAGACTTCCTAAGTTCGTATTCGGCAATATGAATTATTTCTTCTACAATGATTACGATAAGGATGAGATATTTAATAAAATGGATGAGCTTGACTTATTCAATAAATTGAAAGAGTTCAAGGTCTATTCAAAAGATGATTGGAAGTTCAAGCTGAAATTGGTTTTGTTTTCATTAAGTCCAAATGTTTATTATAAACTATGGAAAAGATTTAAGAATAGGATTTAGGATTATTTTTCCACTTTTTCTATATTGACTTGCTTTTCTATTTCAACACGTTTTGTAGAGTCTTCCACTAATTTTCTTGTATGACTTCTTCTATTGGTTTGGATCTTGTTTTTAACTTTTCTTAAAAGCTGTTTTTCTCTATCTTTAGCAGCCTTTCTTTTTCTTTCTTCTTTTCTTTCTTCGATTATGGCCAATAGTTTTTCTCTTTTTTCTTTTCTCAGTTCTTCATTGGCTGTTTCATCATTGCTTTTGTCCCGTTCAATGATCAGATTCAATTGGTCGTTTATTCCTTCAAAGTATTGTGGTGCATAATGAAGGGAGGAACATCCCCAGAAATGGTTTTCACTGGCTACTGTATCCTCATCAAAATATAAGACATCCACATCAAAGTTTTTGATAATGTATTCATCAAGAAGGTCTCTGTATTGATTGAATTTTTTGCATTCACGTTTAAATCTATCAGATTCTATAATTGAACCATCTTCATCCATTTTGCGATAGACATGTCTACTAGGGTTTAAGATTATTTTAGTATCAGGACAGTTTTCCTTTAAGAAGTCAAAAAACATATCGCAATGTCTTTTCCATATTTCAAAGTACTCTTCTGTATTGTCATAGATAGTTAAGACTCTTTTATGTTCCAGCTTTTCATAAAAAGCAGTTTCATCTAAACGAATATTGTTTGTAACATAACTGTTGTTTCCAATATCGACTATTCCAAAATTAGTATCATAATAAGTGTCCATTAAAAGATATTCAAACCTTTCTCTTTTTAAATCTTCAAGGAATGTTTTTTTGAAATCTTTCTTTATCCAAGCTGTAAAATTAATATTTTTTCCAGTTTTTGGAAATATGTCTATATCCTTTTCATCAAATTTCACTGGTTCTTGCATTATGCTTATAAAGGATAACCTAATGCCTGTAGGTCCAATTTCAAAGAAATCTTTATAGTTTTTGTTTATTTCACTATAAAAGACATCTCTACAGGTGCATGAACCAAATACTGTAAATTTGCTAACCATAATAAAACCTTTAAAAAGAAATTAGAAACTTTTCATATTTAGTTTAATAAATTATAATATAAATATTTGTTGCTATTCTATTTCAAAAGAAAAAATTAAACCAATAAAAATTTTTTATATCATAATTAACTTATTAAATAATATATATTAGAAAAAATATATTTTAGTATAATTATAAAGTTTTTTAAAAAATTAGGATTTAATGTGAATATTATGAGTTTGGTTAATGATAATACTCTTTTTTTATTAGAGGAAATAGTTAAAAAGAACTTTGCAGCAAAATATAAAGGATCAGTATTAGGAATTTTATGGAGTGTTTTAAAACCATTGCTTATAATGATTTTATTAACAATCATATTTTCTAATTTATTTGGTGGTAGCATTGACAATTATCCTGTTTATTTCTTATCTGGGAAATGTATTTTTGATTTTTTCACTGCTGCAACTAATGTATCAATGATGTCTTTAAAGGGAAATATTAATATTTTAAAAAGAACCGCTGCTCCAAAATTTGTATTCACATTAGGAGGGGTTATCTCCGAATTTATTAATTTCATTATCACATTAATAATTTTGATTGGTGTTATGATTGTTACAAAAGCGCCATTCCATTTATTTACATCTATCATTGCAATCTTCCCTATAATATCTTTAATCATGATGATTATTGGTACTGGTTTGATATTGGCAGTTTTATGTGTATATTTCTCAGATATTCAACATTTATGGGGAGTAATCACCTTAATGTTAATGTATGCTTCTGCGATATTTTATCCAATGAATATTATTCCGGAGCCATTCCATAGTTATATGATATTGAATCCTGTATTCTGGGTGATTGATCAATTTAGGCTTCTTGTGCTTTGGGGAACCATTCCAAGCCGGATGAATATGATAAATTTAGTTCTTCTTTCTGCAATTATATTAGTACTTGGAGTAATTGTATTTAAGAGATATGAGAAAAAACTTACATTAAAATTCTAAGGGTTGGTTAAATGAGTCAAAGAAAAAATCCAAAATTCAGAAAATCAGTGGACTGGGATTCTGTTAATAATCCAAAAACATACAATAGAGCTTCAAATAGTCCAAATTTTAATGCAAATAGAATTCAAGATAAGAGAATTAAAGCTAAGCTTGAATTAATGAATAGATACAATATGACTGAAGAAGAAGCTGAATTTACATTAAGAAAACTTGAGATGAAAGTAAGAGAAGAAAGAAAAAAAGGAAATGATACTCCTAAAGTTAAAAGATTTATAGAAGAAAATGATGATGAGGATGTAATAGTTCCTATTCATGTTGAAAATAAGAAAAAAGAAGCTTTAAAAAAACCTATTGCCAAACCTGCATTAAAAAATAAAGAAATGGTGAAAAAAGAAGTTTCAGAACCTATTCAACTAATTCAAAATCAAAAATATGTTAATTCTAAAATTAAAAATAATCAATCTACTAATTATAACAATGAAATAATTAATGAAGTTCAAGTTAAAAAACCAAAACCTAATGTTGACTCACTCATTTCAGATCTAATTCAGGATACCAATAAGGAATTGTCTATAGAAGTTAAAAACATATCTTTAAGTTTTGAAGTGGGAAATGATAAAATCGATAATCTTAAAGAGTATGTTATCCGTTCAATAAAACGTAATAAGGAAAAAAGAACTCACTTCCAAGCTTTAAAAGATATTAATTTTAAAATTTATAAAGGGGAAAAGGTGGGCATCATAGGTTATAATGGTGCTGGAAAAAGCACTCTTTTAAATGTAATTACAGGTATTTATCCTCCTGAAAGTGGGGAAGTTATAACTTATGGAAGAATATCCCCTCTCCTTGCTTTAGGGGCAGGCTTTGATCATAATTATTCTGGACGTGAAAACATCTACTTGAATGGGGCTATTTTAGGTTATGATAAAAAGTTCCTTGAATCAAAATATGATGAAATAGTAGAATTTTCGGAACTTGAGGAATTCATTGATTTTCCTGTAAAGAACTATTCTTCTGGTATGCTTGCGAAATTAGGATTCTCAATAGCTACCATTGTAGAGCCAGATATATTGATTATTGATGAGGTTCTTGGTGTTGGAGATGTAAACTTCCAAAAAAAGAGCAGTGATAAGATCAGATCTTTAATGGATAAAGGTACTACAGTTCTACTTGTTTCTCATTCAATTCCGCAGATAAGACAATTATGTGACAAAGCAATTTGGATAGATCAGGGAAGGATAGTTGAAATTGGAGAAGTGAATGAAGTATGTAATCATTACCTTAAAGATGCTGAAAAGGCAACTAAGGAACAATTGAAAGATATTAGATTTAGATAATTTTAATTTAAGATTAGTTATTTTAGGGATTGGATTGGTATGGAGACAGTAAAAAATCCTGAAGATATAAAAAATTTAAAAGAAAATAAAGTAATTGGGGAAATTACATTAGAAAAGTCTGAAATAAAATTCTATGGTGTAAATAACATATTCTATTGTGATTCTGGCATTAAATTGAAGAAATCCAATATAAATTTTGTTGGAAACAATTCTATAGTTTATTTGTCTTACACTGATAAGGATTATGTTTTAGAGGTCTATGTGCGTCATGATTCAACTATTTTCATTGGAAAAAACAATGAATTAGGAGCTCCTTTTAAGATTAATGTTCAAGAATCCCAAAATCTAATTATTGGAGAGGATAATGTAATTGGAAATGATGTCTTTGTAAGAACAATAGACACTTATCCGATTTATGATATGAATACTAAAGAAAGAATTAATTACTCAGAAAGCGTCTTTATTGGAGATCATGTATGGATTGATCATTTCACTTATATTTCAAGAGGAGTTAAGATAGGTTCTGGAGCTATTGTAGGGGTTCGTAGTTTCATTCATCCATATGCTACTGTTTATTCAAACACTTATGTGATTGGAAACCCAGTTGTAACCGTTGAGAAAGACGTATTTTTCACAAAAAACTTTGTAGGGGTATTTACCGCTGAAGACACTGAAATCAATTCAGTGTATAATACAGATTTATTTATCTATGATTTTGTAAGCAATGAGACTTTATCAATGGAAAATATTGACAAAATACTTAAAAGTTTGCCTGTAGAGGATAGGTTAGAGTTTATTCAAAAACTATTTGTAAGAAACAAGCGTAAAAACAGGTTTTCAATTAAGAAGTTTTAGGTTATGATCTATTTTTTTTTAAATGTTTTTCTATTTTTTCACTTGAAAGTCTAAATATGGGATGTTTTTAGATGAATGAGAAATCAAACTACCAATTCAAATTTTCAATTATCATGGCTGTTTATAATGTTGAGAAATATTTGAATGAAGCCATTGATTCAATCATCAATCAAACAATTGGATTCGAGGAAAATGTCCAATTGATCCTTGTTGATGATGGCAGTATTGACAAATCTAAAGACATTGCTAAAGCTTACGCAGAAAAATACCCTAATAATATTCTTTTTTTATCAAAGGAAAATGGCGGGCAGGCAAGTGCACGTAATCTTGGCCTAAAATATGCCAAAGGAAAATATTTGAACTTCCTAGACAGTGATGATTACATTTCCAAAAATACTCTCGAGGAAGTCTATAAGTTCTTTGAAAAGCATACTGAAGAAATTGACATTTTAACCATTCCTATGATTCTTTTTGAAAGGGCTGAAGGCCCTCATCGTTTGAACAATAAGTTTGATAAGGGAAACAGAATCATCGATTTATTGGAGGAACCTAATAATCCGCTTTTATCCTCTTCATCCTCTTTCATTAAAGCAGAATCCTTTAAGGGTTATGAATTTGATGAAGATCTTGTAAACCTTGAAGATGCCTTGATAATAAATAAGATATTGTTGGATAAGAAAAGATATGGTGTTATAGATACCTGCAATTACTATTATAGGCAAAGGAGCATTAGAGGTTCTACAGTAGATAAGGTAAAAGCAAAGAAAGGATATTTCACTGACAGGCTGGCTGATTTTTATGAAAACATCATAGATTATTCCATTTCTCTTGAGGGAAAGGTCCCCAATTTTATCCAATATCTGATGGCTTATGATCTTCAATGGCTATTGAAAGTGCCTAATCTGAAGGTTTTTGACACTAAAGAAGAAATACAAGAGTTCTGGGAACATTTATATTTTGTAATTCATCATATTGAAAAGGATGTTGTCATAGGCAATGAAAACATAGAAGAAGATTCTAAATCCTTTTTTGTCTTTTTAATGAATAATGATAACTTAAATAATTTTACTAATAAGGAATACGTTGAATTAGACAAAAATAACAATATAATTAAGAAAACCAACGATTATATCATTGATACAATTAATATCCATAGAATATGGTTGGATGTAATTGAAATTAAGAACAATGCATTAAGCATTTCTGGAATGTTCATATCCAATTTCAATGATGAGGATTACTCCATTAAGGTTTTAAAGAAAACAGATAACAATATTGAGGAGTTCATCTGCAGAAAGGTCAATTACAACACTCCTGAGAGAAAGACCAGAAAATACCTTGGCTATGAATGGAAATATATAACTAATTTTGATGTTGAAATCCCTCTAACAATAGGAGAAGAGAGTGATTTGGAATTCATAATCGATTATGATGACGGAACAAATTCAAGTTCATTTGAAGCCTTGATTGGAACCAATCATAGTCTGAGCTTATCTGAATATAGTGCATTTCTCCCTAAAGAACCATTCATTGTTTTATATAAGGACTTAAGATTGCATATTGTAAAGCATAGTTATCTATCTATGTTAAGATATGAATACAGCAACATTAAAAGGGCTTTAAGACTTAAGCCTAAATTCTATAGGTCTTCTCTAACAAATAAGTTAATTTATTATATCAAATATCCATTTATGAAGAATAAAAGAATATGGATATTTTCGGATCGCCCTCAATTTGCAGATGACAATGCTAAACATCTATTCAAATATGCAATCAATCAAAATGATGATGTTAAAAAGTATTTTGTTGTAAATGAGGATAGCCCAAGCTTTAAGGAGATGAAAGATGATTATGGCAGTTCAATTCTTCCATTTGCTAGCTTAAAGCATAAGATACTGTATCTCTTTGCTGAAAAGGCAATTAGTTCCTTTACCAATGAGGATTTTGTAAATCCTTTCTTTGAACATGATAACAGGGATCTGTATGCAGGTCTCTTCACATGCGAAAGACTCTTCTTGCAGCATGGAGTTACAAAGGATGACATCTCCAAGTTTGTAAAGAAATACAATAACAACCTTTCTCTTATTGTAACAGTTTCAGATTTGGAAAGGGAATCCTTCCTTGATGAAGGATACAATTATGATGAGAATATTATCCAAGTTCTTGGCTTCCCAAGATTTGACAATTTAACTGATAGTGATGACAATAAACAGATACTATTTATGCCGACCTGGAGGCTCCAATTTGACAGCGATGAGTCCTTTGTCAATTCGGATTATTTTAATTCATTAGAGGGTTTATTAAATAATGGGAAATTGCATAAGTTGTTGAATAAACATGGCTATAAGTTAGTATTCAAGCCACATGCTGAATTGATGAGATACATTGACTTGATAGATATATGTGAGGATGTATATTTGTCATTAGATGACTCTTATCAGGATCTTTTTAGAGATTCATCTCTTCTTATTACGGATTATTCATCTGTATTCTTTGACTTCGCATATCTTAAGAAGCCTGTGATCTATTACCAGAGTGATGATGATTATCATTATGATGATGGATATTTCGATTATGAATCCATGGGATTCGGGGAAGTATTAAATGATGAAGAAAATTTAATTAAAAGGATAGAAGAGTATTTGGAAAATGAGTGTATAATGGAAGAAAAATTTAAAGAAAATGTAGATTCTTTCTTTAAGTTTATTGATGGGAATAATTGTAAAAGAGTTTATAAATGGATTTTAGAGCATTGAAAATCATTTATTGAATTAGTTATTTATATTTATAGTAAATTTTAAATATTTTTTTAAAGATATTATTATAAATAATAATTATAATATTTTTTTATGATTCTTAAAAAGTATAATAAACATATTTAGGGGTAGTTTATTTTGAATAAAAAAATTGTAAAAGACAGTAATCTTTCTTTTAAGTTTTCAATTGTTATGGCAGTAAACAATTCCGAATTGTATTTAAGAAAAGCTATTGATTCTGTTGTTAATCAATCATTAAATTTTGAAGATACCATACAACTTATTTTAGTAAATGATGGGAGTATAGATCAATCTGAGAAAATCTGTTTAGAGTATCAAGAACAGTATCCTGATAATATTATAGTTTTATCTCAAGAGCATAAAGGAGTATCAAGTGCACGTAATTTAGGATTAAAACATGTTATGGGGGAATATGTTAATTTTTTAGATAGTGATGATTATATTTCTCAAAATACATTAGAAGATGTTTATGATTTTTTTAAGTTTCAAAAAAATTTTATTGATGTTGTTTCAATTCCTATTTATAATTTTGAACGTAATAATTTAGAAGATGAATTAAATGATAAATTTAGTAGTAATAAAATAATTTATTTAGATTCTCAACCAGATTTTATTCAAAATTCTGTTTCTTCAACATTTATTAAATCAGATATTGCAAAAAAATATACTTTTAATGAGAATTTAAATTCTTTTGAGGATACATTATATATTAACAATATTTTATTGAACAAAAAGAAATATGGTGTAATTAACTCTGCAAAGTATTATTTTAGGCAAAGAAATAGTCAAAATTCATTACATGAAACAATTATTTTTGAAAATGGATTTCAAAATACTATTTTAGAATGTTTTTTCTTAAATTTATTTAATTCCTCTCTTAATCAAGAAAATGAGATCCCTATTTTTATAAAGCACATTTTATCATTCAATTTAAGAAAATTTATTAAACTTAGAGATAAGTTAATTTTTGATTCAAAAATGCAGGGAGAACTAATGATTAATATTTTTAAAAAAATTTTGTCTTATATTGATGATGATATTTTGGAGTTATATGATATAGAAAAATTTTTCTCTAAAAATCTTTTTAAGTTAATAAAATATAATGATTTCCATATTGATGATGATAAGAATAATTATATAGTCTCTCGTAATGAAGAAAATTTTTTTGAGAATAATTTAATTTTAAATAATTTTGAAATAGATGGTGATGTTTTATCTATATCTGCTAATTCTATTATACCTTACTTAAAAGATAATATTACTTTGGAAGTCATTAAAAAAGGGGAAAATGGTACGGTTTTAAAAAAATTTTATAAAATTGATGATATTGAAACTAATAAACAAGATACTTTTTTATCTTTTTTGAATTATAATTTTAAAATAAAGATTCCTTTAGAATCAAATAAAAGTTTTGAATTAGAATTCTTATTTAAATGTTTAGAAAATAGTTATCTAAATGATGTTCCAAATATCTTTTTAAAAAATTTTGATGAGGAAAGTCTTAAAGAATATTCCTTAGAAATAAAAGATAATACTTTAAAGTTTACTAAAAAATTCCTTTTTTCTGTTGTAATGCCTATTTATAATGTGGAAAAATATCTGTCTGAAGCTATTGATTCCTTAATTAATCAAACAATTGGGTTTGAGGAAAATATAGAATTAATTATTATTGATGATGAAAGTCCGGATAGGTCTAAAGATATTGCACTTGAATATCAAGAAAAATATCCTAATAATATTAATATTTTTTCTAAATTAAATGGAGGGCAAGCAAGTGCATTTAATTTGGGACTCAAATATATTCATGGGAAATATATTAATTTTTTAGATAGTGACGATTATCTTTCTGAAAATACTTTTGAGGAAGTTTATAAATTTTTTGAAAAACATTATAATGAGATTGATTTAGTAGCTCTTCCTTTAATACTTTTTGAGAGAAAAAATGGTCCACATAACTTAAATTATAAATTTAAAGAAACTCGGGTGATAGATTTAGTTAAAGAACCAAATAATCCCCAATTATCAATTTCATCTTCAGTAGTAAAAAGGGAATGTTTTAAAAATTTAGAATTTGATACAACTTTAACACACGCTTATGATGCATTAGTAGTAAATAAAATTCTATTAAATAAGAAAAAATATGGGGTAATTAATACTTGCAATTATTATTATAGGCAAAGATATAATACTACATCAATGATTGATAATTTATCTACTAAAAAAGAATCTTTTACTCATATGTTAAAATACTTTTTTGCATACTTGATTGATTATTGTAAAGAAAAAGAGGGAGATGTCCCGGTTTTCATACAATATTTATTAGCTTATGATTTCCAATGGATATTAAGACAACCTTCATTAGATATTTTAGAAACTGATTTAAAAAAAGATGAGTTTTGGCATTATTTTAATTATGTTATAAAAAATATCGGGGAAAAAACTGTAATAAAAAATCATCAAGTAGATAAGAGATTATATGCATTTTTCATGTTTCTAAGAAATCAAGAATATGAATTGAAAGAAGAAAATGATGATATTATAATGTTAACAAAAAATTACATTATAGATAAATTTAAGAATCATTGGCTGTGGTTGGATATAGTAGAAATTAGAGATGGATATTTGAGGATATCCGGTCTTTTTAGCTCTTACTTTAATACAGATTCATATAATATTTATCTTGTTAAAGAGGATGAAAATGGAAGTAAGGAAAAATTTAAGTCAGATCTTAAATTTTATACACATAATAGTAGAAAAAATAGTATATTCCTAGATATTCCTTGGAATTATAAATTTAATTTTGATGTTGAAGCACCTGTGTCTAATATAAATAATTCTAAATTTTATTTCGAATTAGAGTTTGATGAGGGTTCTCATTATCTTACATATAATCCTAAAATTCAATTTTCATTCTTATGTAATTTCTCTGATTCTAGTGCTTATTTAGTAAAAGACTCAAAAATTTTATTATTCAAACATAATAATTTTATTTTAATGCCTTATAAGTATCATAATATGTTAAGATTTGAATATTCTAATTTAAAGAAAATATATAATGATAAATCAAATGGGTATCAGCATGCTTTATTAATTAGAGTTATTTATTTAATTTTGTATCCAATTATGAAAAATAGAAAAATTTGGTTATTCTCGGATAGGCCAATTTTTGCGGATGATAATGCTACCCATTTGTTTAAATACTCAATTAAACAAAATGATGGCATAAAGAAGTATTTTGTTATTAAAAAAGAAAGTGAAGATTATGCTAATATGAAAAAAGTCTCAAACAATGTTTTAAATTTTGGTTCATTAAAACATGAAATAATGTACATGTTTGCTGAAAAATATATTACTTCATTTACAAATGAAATTTATATGAACCCCTTTTATGAAAAAA includes:
- a CDS encoding ABC transporter permease, whose amino-acid sequence is MSLVNDNTLFLLEEIVKKNFAAKYKGSVLGILWSVLKPLLIMILLTIIFSNLFGGSIDNYPVYFLSGKCIFDFFTAATNVSMMSLKGNINILKRTAAPKFVFTLGGVISEFINFIITLIILIGVMIVTKAPFHLFTSIIAIFPIISLIMMIIGTGLILAVLCVYFSDIQHLWGVITLMLMYASAIFYPMNIIPEPFHSYMILNPVFWVIDQFRLLVLWGTIPSRMNMINLVLLSAIILVLGVIVFKRYEKKLTLKF
- a CDS encoding CDP-glycerol:glycerophosphate glycerophosphotransferase translates to MNEKSNYQFKFSIIMAVYNVEKYLNEAIDSIINQTIGFEENVQLILVDDGSIDKSKDIAKAYAEKYPNNILFLSKENGGQASARNLGLKYAKGKYLNFLDSDDYISKNTLEEVYKFFEKHTEEIDILTIPMILFERAEGPHRLNNKFDKGNRIIDLLEEPNNPLLSSSSSFIKAESFKGYEFDEDLVNLEDALIINKILLDKKRYGVIDTCNYYYRQRSIRGSTVDKVKAKKGYFTDRLADFYENIIDYSISLEGKVPNFIQYLMAYDLQWLLKVPNLKVFDTKEEIQEFWEHLYFVIHHIEKDVVIGNENIEEDSKSFFVFLMNNDNLNNFTNKEYVELDKNNNIIKKTNDYIIDTINIHRIWLDVIEIKNNALSISGMFISNFNDEDYSIKVLKKTDNNIEEFICRKVNYNTPERKTRKYLGYEWKYITNFDVEIPLTIGEESDLEFIIDYDDGTNSSSFEALIGTNHSLSLSEYSAFLPKEPFIVLYKDLRLHIVKHSYLSMLRYEYSNIKRALRLKPKFYRSSLTNKLIYYIKYPFMKNKRIWIFSDRPQFADDNAKHLFKYAINQNDDVKKYFVVNEDSPSFKEMKDDYGSSILPFASLKHKILYLFAEKAISSFTNEDFVNPFFEHDNRDLYAGLFTCERLFLQHGVTKDDISKFVKKYNNNLSLIVTVSDLERESFLDEGYNYDENIIQVLGFPRFDNLTDSDDNKQILFMPTWRLQFDSDESFVNSDYFNSLEGLLNNGKLHKLLNKHGYKLVFKPHAELMRYIDLIDICEDVYLSLDDSYQDLFRDSSLLITDYSSVFFDFAYLKKPVIYYQSDDDYHYDDGYFDYESMGFGEVLNDEENLIKRIEEYLENECIMEEKFKENVDSFFKFIDGNNCKRVYKWILEH
- a CDS encoding ABC transporter ATP-binding protein, translating into MSQRKNPKFRKSVDWDSVNNPKTYNRASNSPNFNANRIQDKRIKAKLELMNRYNMTEEEAEFTLRKLEMKVREERKKGNDTPKVKRFIEENDDEDVIVPIHVENKKKEALKKPIAKPALKNKEMVKKEVSEPIQLIQNQKYVNSKIKNNQSTNYNNEIINEVQVKKPKPNVDSLISDLIQDTNKELSIEVKNISLSFEVGNDKIDNLKEYVIRSIKRNKEKRTHFQALKDINFKIYKGEKVGIIGYNGAGKSTLLNVITGIYPPESGEVITYGRISPLLALGAGFDHNYSGRENIYLNGAILGYDKKFLESKYDEIVEFSELEEFIDFPVKNYSSGMLAKLGFSIATIVEPDILIIDEVLGVGDVNFQKKSSDKIRSLMDKGTTVLLVSHSIPQIRQLCDKAIWIDQGRIVEIGEVNEVCNHYLKDAEKATKEQLKDIRFR
- a CDS encoding DUF6270 domain-containing protein produces the protein MVSKFTVFGSCTCRDVFYSEINKNYKDFFEIGPTGIRLSFISIMQEPVKFDEKDIDIFPKTGKNINFTAWIKKDFKKTFLEDLKRERFEYLLMDTYYDTNFGIVDIGNNSYVTNNIRLDETAFYEKLEHKRVLTIYDNTEEYFEIWKRHCDMFFDFLKENCPDTKIILNPSRHVYRKMDEDGSIIESDRFKRECKKFNQYRDLLDEYIIKNFDVDVLYFDEDTVASENHFWGCSSLHYAPQYFEGINDQLNLIIERDKSNDETANEELRKEKREKLLAIIEERKEERKRKAAKDREKQLLRKVKNKIQTNRRSHTRKLVEDSTKRVEIEKQVNIEKVEK
- a CDS encoding glycosyltransferase, which produces MNKKIVKDSNLSFKFSIVMAVNNSELYLRKAIDSVVNQSLNFEDTIQLILVNDGSIDQSEKICLEYQEQYPDNIIVLSQEHKGVSSARNLGLKHVMGEYVNFLDSDDYISQNTLEDVYDFFKFQKNFIDVVSIPIYNFERNNLEDELNDKFSSNKIIYLDSQPDFIQNSVSSTFIKSDIAKKYTFNENLNSFEDTLYINNILLNKKKYGVINSAKYYFRQRNSQNSLHETIIFENGFQNTILECFFLNLFNSSLNQENEIPIFIKHILSFNLRKFIKLRDKLIFDSKMQGELMINIFKKILSYIDDDILELYDIEKFFSKNLFKLIKYNDFHIDDDKNNYIVSRNEENFFENNLILNNFEIDGDVLSISANSIIPYLKDNITLEVIKKGENGTVLKKFYKIDDIETNKQDTFLSFLNYNFKIKIPLESNKSFELEFLFKCLENSYLNDVPNIFLKNFDEESLKEYSLEIKDNTLKFTKKFLFSVVMPIYNVEKYLSEAIDSLINQTIGFEENIELIIIDDESPDRSKDIALEYQEKYPNNINIFSKLNGGQASAFNLGLKYIHGKYINFLDSDDYLSENTFEEVYKFFEKHYNEIDLVALPLILFERKNGPHNLNYKFKETRVIDLVKEPNNPQLSISSSVVKRECFKNLEFDTTLTHAYDALVVNKILLNKKKYGVINTCNYYYRQRYNTTSMIDNLSTKKESFTHMLKYFFAYLIDYCKEKEGDVPVFIQYLLAYDFQWILRQPSLDILETDLKKDEFWHYFNYVIKNIGEKTVIKNHQVDKRLYAFFMFLRNQEYELKEENDDIIMLTKNYIIDKFKNHWLWLDIVEIRDGYLRISGLFSSYFNTDSYNIYLVKEDENGSKEKFKSDLKFYTHNSRKNSIFLDIPWNYKFNFDVEAPVSNINNSKFYFELEFDEGSHYLTYNPKIQFSFLCNFSDSSAYLVKDSKILLFKHNNFILMPYKYHNMLRFEYSNLKKIYNDKSNGYQHALLIRVIYLILYPIMKNRKIWLFSDRPIFADDNATHLFKYSIKQNDGIKKYFVIKKESEDYANMKKVSNNVLNFGSLKHEIMYMFAEKYITSFTNEIYMNPFYEKNYNLYSSLAQFKRYFLQHGIAVGNFSSMLNKFSNKLSFLNTASELEKESYLGEGYNFDKGVVQVLGPPRYDNLYDDSKSKKQIVFMPSWRIGIHDEDSFVNSKYYEKIHSFLNNPDLNDFLNEKGYKLVFRPHPEVFKFIDSLKINSNIRLSFDVSKESYQDLFRDSSILITDYSSVFFDFAFLKKPVIYYQYADEYNYQKGYFDFDTMGFGEVFDEEDDLISKIKDYINNGCIMEEEYKNRVNKFFKFTDKNNCKRVYEWILNH
- a CDS encoding glycosyltransferase family 2 protein; translation: MSEIKLSVIVPTYNSSNTIERLIHSLSNQIFKEFELIFIDDNSSDNTVDVIVNTLENSNIAYNLIVNETNKGPGYSRNRGLEKASGDYIVFIDSDDIVREDHLSTFYDNIKDHDSVFVKGLKVDNEGNLFDFKVDRFDPLLDLSRKTGNIIKAVDIINLELLMKIPFSFVLLLYKKDIILKNNIRFNEEFDYGEDTEFAIRYLVNCDMVKFVNKYTYYYYQMEESISRFSSLKRFESVQLFEGLYDYFNDFSYDNPIFYDLSQKLVHSRLPKFVFGNMNYFFYNDYDKDEIFNKMDELDLFNKLKEFKVYSKDDWKFKLKLVLFSLSPNVYYKLWKRFKNRI
- a CDS encoding acetyltransferase, whose translation is METVKNPEDIKNLKENKVIGEITLEKSEIKFYGVNNIFYCDSGIKLKKSNINFVGNNSIVYLSYTDKDYVLEVYVRHDSTIFIGKNNELGAPFKINVQESQNLIIGEDNVIGNDVFVRTIDTYPIYDMNTKERINYSESVFIGDHVWIDHFTYISRGVKIGSGAIVGVRSFIHPYATVYSNTYVIGNPVVTVEKDVFFTKNFVGVFTAEDTEINSVYNTDLFIYDFVSNETLSMENIDKILKSLPVEDRLEFIQKLFVRNKRKNRFSIKKF